The Paenibacillus swuensis genome contains the following window.
TGCGAAGGTCACTTCTTGCACTTGGACAAAACAGGTATCCGCCCCGCAGGCGGTCCCCCATTTATTTCAAGTATTCCTTCACGATGCGAAGGAATACGTTCGGGAACGCGTACTCCCGCCAGGACGCGGCATCCACCCAGGCGCAGCCCGGGGGCGGCCCGCTGTCCCCGGCGCCCGCCGCGGCCGCGTCGGGGCCCGGGGCGAGCTCGCACACATACACCCCCATATTCCAATGAATATGGGAGAATGTGTGCTCCGCCAACATCAGCCAGCGCAGCGGCTGTATGTCCAGCCCCGCCTCCGCGGCCAGCCCCGCGCGCAGCGCCTCCCCGGCAGCCTCGCCGCCTTCGGCGAAGGCCATGCCCGGCTCCGGCGCCGCGACGTGCGGCAGTTCCCACATTCGCGCGAGCAGCCCGGTGTCCGGCCGCCTGCGAATGAGGAACTGACCGGCGCGCTCGCCGGTGCCGGCGATGACGGCCGCCAAGCGGTGCTCGGGGCGGGGCGGCTTAGCCTTCGTCTTGACGGGCAGGGACTCTTCCATGCCCTCAAGACGGCCGGCGCATTGCTCCATCACCGGACAGGTGAGGCAATGCGGCGACTTCGGCGTGCACACCATGGCGCCCAGCTCCATGAGGGCCTGGTTGAAATCGCCCGCGCGCCCTTCCGGGATGAGCTGATAGATCAAGCTCTCCATGTAAGCCCTTGTGCTGCCCTTCATGATATCTTCCTCGATCAGGAAGTATCTTGACAGCACTCGCATGACATTGCCGTCTACGGCCGGCTCAGGCTTGTTGTACGCGATGCTTAAGATTGCGCCTGCCGTGTAAGGCCCCACGCCTTTCAAGCCGGAAATTTCCGGCTTCGTATCCGGTACAATGCCGCCGTAGGTCTCCATCACTTCCCGGACCGCGGACTGCAAATTCCGTGCCCGGGAGTAGTACCCGAGGCCCTCCCAGGCCTTAAGCACCTCATCCTCAGGCGCATCCGCCAATGCTTCAATCGTCGGAAACTTCTCGATAAACCGATGCCAGTACGGAATCACCGTGTCGACCCGAGTTTGCTGCAACATAATTTCGGAAATCCAGATATAGTAAGGATTTTTGTTGCGCCGCCAGGGCAAGTCCCTTTTGTGAACATCATACCAAGCCAGTAAATTTGTACTGAAAAATCGTTGTCTCTGAGCTAAATCCATCATCTATTGTTACGGCATGCCTTGTCCCGACAAGCCTCTCCCTTATGATTTAATGTTTGTACTTAACGCAAATGAACCCGGCCGCCGCGGCTCGGGCTTGGAAGGTTGCAGGTGCTGAAACGGTTGCTGCGCAGTAGCTGTATCCATGGTGATGATAATCCTTTTTTTATCCAAGTTGAGTGTACGTGTTTAATTCTTCTCAATTACCGAGAAAGCCGAAGCGAGTGATTCGCTGTGCGTGATGCTGATATGAATATGCAGCGGCACGTTCGCCATACCCAGTCGCTGCAAGGCGCTTTCACTTAGCGTGCAAACGGGTTTACCCTGCTCGTCGGGCATAATTTCCACATCCTGAAACCCGGTCTTGCGTCCAATGCCGGAGCCAAAAGCTTTCACAACCGCCTCTTTAGCCGCAAATCGTCCCGCAACGAATTCCGTCAGTCTCCCGTTCGCCTTCTCTTGCGCATAATCATATTCAGCCTGGGTCAGCACTCTGCGCATGAACAGGTCTCCGTAACGTTGCTGCAGTGTTCTGTCTATACGCCTGATCTCGATCACATCATGACCAATTCCGATAATCATCCTGCATCCCGCCCTCTGGTAGTCTGATCGATTCCACTATACTTAAGTTTACACGATTTACCCGGCAAAATGAATCTTTCGTCCCCCCGCATGCCTATATATTGTTTCCAATATTCTAACGAATCAAGGAAGTTCTTAGAAGTTAAAAACGCCCGCTATGAATTTCTAACGAATCGTAAACGTGTTTAAGTATGGAATGAGCAGGAATTTTAGTGTTTTTAGACCTTTAAGCGTGAATACGATTCGTTAGAATTCATGATTTGATCATTTAGTGCTCTAAGGCTTCGCTGAGTTCGTTAGAACATATTACTTTTAATCCGTTCACTAAAAGAACGCCTCTGTGAAGAGACGTCCTTAACTTGTGTTCATCCAGTAACTTTATGATGTGTTTAGTTTAGCGGGATACCAAAAACCAATCCGATTACTTGCCCGCTACCAGTTTCTTATACACCTTAATCATGCTGATATGCATACCCTCATGGTACAGATTAAACGTGAGGAATTCTTCTATCGAACCTAAACGCATGCCCGCGGAAGTAACGTAAGGCGGATCAATCGTCTGATGCACCCGCTCCGGCAATGTCGTCTGGATGCGATGAAGCTGCTCTTGCAGCAACGTCTCCAGCTCCTGCAGCGTCGGCACGGGGTAATTAGTAGGGGTTTCCGGCGAAGTGCCGTTCCCAAATTGCTCGGAGAATCCGTCGGGGAGCACCATCGGCAGTCCCGCGAAATAGAAAGCGAATCGCTCCGTCACCGTATAAATATGTCCCAGCTGCCAGCGAATATGGTTCCGAAACCCTTCGGGAATCCGATTTCCCTCATCTTCACTCACACCTTGCATAAACTTCAACGTCTGTCCTCTTACAAAAGCCAGCTGTTCGAACAAATAATTCCCCATGTCCATCGTCCTCTCCCTGATTGGTTCTTACAAACCTAGATTCCCGGGATTGCCGTACGTTTGTGCTCCGTCTTGAGGTAATGGCGCTCCAGTTTCTCACGTGCCTCATCGTTGATGGTCTTGCCTTCAAGATAATCGCTGTTATCTTCATAGCTGATGCCGAGTTCTTTCTCATCGGTCTGACCCGCCCATAGTCCTGCGGTCGGCGCTTTGTCCAGAATGCTCTGCGGCACGCCGAGTAAAGCGGCAAGCTGTCGCACTTGACGTTTGTTCAGGGTGCTGAGCGGCGTAATATCCACGGCGCCGTCACCGTATTTGGTGAAGAACCCGGTAATCGCCTCAGAAGCATGATCGGTTCCGACTACAATCAGATTGAGGTCAAACGCCAAAGCGTATTGCATCACCATTCTTGTTCTGGCTTTCGTGTTGCCTTTGGCTTCCTTGCTGATGTGGCGATGGATGCCGAGCTTTTTGTACCCAAACTCCACTTCGAGCGCGATCTCATTGACTGTATCCTCGATGTTCGTCTCCACGGTATGCGTCAGGTTGAACGCCTCGGCCACCGCGTAGCTGTCCGCGATATCTTCCTGCTCCCCGTAAGGTTGAAATACGCCCAGCGTCATGTAATCCTGACCGCTTTCCTCTTTAAGCTCGTCCGTGGCTTTCTTGCACAACGCCGCCGCGACCGCGCTGTCAATTCCGCCGCTAATCGCAATGAGGAGGCCGCTGGTACGGGAATTCTTCACATAGTCCTTGAGAAAATTCACCCGCTTGCGGATTTCCGCTTCCGGCTCGATCGTCGGTTGTACGCCTAATTTGGCAATAATCTCTTGTTGCAGACTCATGGGTTCAGCACCTCTATTCTTGTTTTTCTTATATGTATTTTTTTTATGAATGCAAAATAGATAAAGAGAAAGCGAGCAGCTCAGATATAATCTGAGCGAACTCGCCTAAGGCAGCAGGCTTAATCGCAGTGTTTATCGAAAGCTTGCTTCAATTCCGCCGCGATTTCATCCGCACCGCGGTTCTCAATCATGTGACGCTCGATGAAATGAACCAGTTCACCGTTCTTCATCAGAGCGATGGATGGTGACGACGGCGGGTAAGGCGCGAAATATTCTCTCGCTTTCGCCGTTGCTTCTTTCTCCTGTCCGGCAAAAACCGTGTAGAGATGTGTAGGTAGCTTCTCATTCTCCAAAGCGCGTGCCACGCCCGGACGACATTGTCCAGCCGCGCATCCGCATACGGAATTCACGACAACCAGCGCCGTTCCTTCCGCGTTCGGCAGGGATGCTTCAACTTGCTCCGGCGTCAACAGCTCGGTGATTCCGAGTCTGGTCAGCTCTGTGCGCATAGGTGTAACCATATCCGCCATGTAACGTTCGAAAGACATTGACATCTAACTTTCACTCCTTCAAGGGAATAGGATTAGATCATAATAATTCTTATCTCCCATTATACATCCCCCCAGAATGAAAGCAAAGCGGGGAGTTAAACGGATGGGCGATTTTCGCCGTCCAGCTTCTTATCGTAGCCCGCATCTCCGGGTTGATGCTTCTTCGTAACTTGCTTGGAGTTTTCGCGGGCTTGCTCTTTTTCGGCTTTGGATGATGAATCGTTGGAATTGGTTTGTGCCATGGAAAATACCTCCCTTCTTCCTGGTAGGGTTCTTCCGTAGTATGGATCTTTTTGGCATAAAATATGTGGAAGACGCAAGCTCAAAGTTCAATCGTCTTGGTAGCTATGTTCTCGCAAAACTCACGATCATGCTCTACAAAAAGGATCGTCGGCGCGTATTCCAGCAACAGCTCTTCAATCTGCATACGTGAAATGACGTCAATGAAATTCAGCGGTTCATCCCATATAAACAAATGGGCGGGCTCGCAGAGGCTTTTGGCCAGGAGCACCTTTTTCTTTTGGCCGCCGCTGAAAGAGGAAATGTCCTTCTCAAATTGCAGTCTGGAGAAATCAAGCTTCCTCAGAATCGCTTTAAACAGGCTCTCATCAATCCCGTGATGCCTGGCGTATTCCGTCAGATCTCCCTGCAGATGGGAAGTATCCTGGGAAACATAGGAGATCCGGAGCTGGCTTCCCATCCGAAACGTCCCGGTATGAGTTATATCTTCACCGATGATCATTTTAATGATACTGGATTTACCCGAGCCGTTCTTCCCGTACAATGCAATGCGATCCCCCTGATCAATGGTAAAGATTATATCGGAGCACACTTTTCTGTTGCTGTATAAGATAGATACTCCTTCCAGTTCAACTAACTGGTTCTTA
Protein-coding sequences here:
- the nadE gene encoding ammonia-dependent NAD(+) synthetase, giving the protein MSLQQEIIAKLGVQPTIEPEAEIRKRVNFLKDYVKNSRTSGLLIAISGGIDSAVAAALCKKATDELKEESGQDYMTLGVFQPYGEQEDIADSYAVAEAFNLTHTVETNIEDTVNEIALEVEFGYKKLGIHRHISKEAKGNTKARTRMVMQYALAFDLNLIVVGTDHASEAITGFFTKYGDGAVDITPLSTLNKRQVRQLAALLGVPQSILDKAPTAGLWAGQTDEKELGISYEDNSDYLEGKTINDEAREKLERHYLKTEHKRTAIPGI
- the acpS gene encoding holo-ACP synthase, yielding MIIGIGHDVIEIRRIDRTLQQRYGDLFMRRVLTQAEYDYAQEKANGRLTEFVAGRFAAKEAVVKAFGSGIGRKTGFQDVEIMPDEQGKPVCTLSESALQRLGMANVPLHIHISITHSESLASAFSVIEKN
- the mutY gene encoding A/G-specific adenine glycosylase encodes the protein MDLAQRQRFFSTNLLAWYDVHKRDLPWRRNKNPYYIWISEIMLQQTRVDTVIPYWHRFIEKFPTIEALADAPEDEVLKAWEGLGYYSRARNLQSAVREVMETYGGIVPDTKPEISGLKGVGPYTAGAILSIAYNKPEPAVDGNVMRVLSRYFLIEEDIMKGSTRAYMESLIYQLIPEGRAGDFNQALMELGAMVCTPKSPHCLTCPVMEQCAGRLEGMEESLPVKTKAKPPRPEHRLAAVIAGTGERAGQFLIRRRPDTGLLARMWELPHVAAPEPGMAFAEGGEAAGEALRAGLAAEAGLDIQPLRWLMLAEHTFSHIHWNMGVYVCELAPGPDAAAAGAGDSGPPPGCAWVDAASWREYAFPNVFLRIVKEYLK
- a CDS encoding DinB family protein, translated to MGNYLFEQLAFVRGQTLKFMQGVSEDEGNRIPEGFRNHIRWQLGHIYTVTERFAFYFAGLPMVLPDGFSEQFGNGTSPETPTNYPVPTLQELETLLQEQLHRIQTTLPERVHQTIDPPYVTSAGMRLGSIEEFLTFNLYHEGMHISMIKVYKKLVAGK
- a CDS encoding BrxA/BrxB family bacilliredoxin codes for the protein MSMSFERYMADMVTPMRTELTRLGITELLTPEQVEASLPNAEGTALVVVNSVCGCAAGQCRPGVARALENEKLPTHLYTVFAGQEKEATAKAREYFAPYPPSSPSIALMKNGELVHFIERHMIENRGADEIAAELKQAFDKHCD